A window of Nitrosopumilus sp. b3 contains these coding sequences:
- a CDS encoding Lrp/AsnC family transcriptional regulator: MDESDKELLNEIQWTFPLVTRPFDAIAEKFNTTPELIKERLNQLKEIGVLRQLSAIFDTRKLGYTSSLVAMEIEDDKLEYVASQINRHPGVSHNYERDHQFNLWFTLAVPPGADLKDELEKFNVLSGIKKVRMLPTLQLFKIGVKLDMVDDKKHEVAPTEEKKEIKNIKFVPTEDDKNFIRELQKDMEIIDEPFVKAAKNLGITENELFEKMKYYEEIGVMRRFAAILRHRQVGFTANGMIVWKVPEDRISKVGETLGSFPQVSHCYERPTYADWPYNVFSMIHCKTHDEANEMAKTIQDQIHVDDYKILFSSREFKKTRVEYFVENSFSLEEKVPAS, translated from the coding sequence ATGGATGAATCTGATAAAGAACTCTTAAATGAAATTCAATGGACTTTTCCACTTGTTACAAGACCTTTTGATGCTATTGCTGAAAAATTTAACACTACCCCAGAACTCATCAAAGAACGTCTCAATCAGTTAAAAGAGATTGGTGTTCTAAGGCAACTAAGTGCAATTTTTGATACTAGGAAACTTGGATATACTAGTTCATTGGTTGCAATGGAAATTGAAGACGATAAACTAGAATATGTTGCTAGTCAAATTAATCGTCATCCTGGTGTTAGCCATAACTATGAGCGAGATCATCAATTTAATCTCTGGTTCACGTTAGCTGTTCCTCCAGGTGCTGATTTAAAAGATGAGCTTGAAAAATTCAATGTACTTTCTGGTATTAAAAAAGTTAGAATGCTTCCAACTTTACAATTATTCAAGATTGGAGTAAAACTTGACATGGTAGATGACAAAAAACATGAAGTTGCACCAACAGAAGAGAAAAAAGAAATCAAAAATATTAAATTTGTTCCCACTGAAGACGACAAAAATTTTATCCGTGAATTACAAAAAGATATGGAAATAATTGATGAACCTTTTGTAAAAGCTGCTAAGAATCTCGGAATTACTGAAAACGAGTTATTTGAAAAAATGAAATACTATGAAGAAATTGGTGTGATGAGAAGATTTGCAGCAATATTAAGACATAGGCAAGTTGGATTTACTGCAAATGGAATGATTGTTTGGAAAGTACCAGAAGATAGAATTTCAAAAGTTGGAGAAACTCTGGGATCATTTCCTCAGGTGAGTCATTGTTATGAACGACCTACATATGCTGACTGGCCATACAATGTATTTTCAATGATTCACTGTAAAACCCATGATGAGGCCAATGAAATGGCAAAAACAATTCAGGACCAAATACATGTTGATGATTATAAAATTCTCTTTAGTTCTCGTGAATTCAAAAAAACACGAGTTGAGTATTTTGTAGAGAACTCTTTTAGTTTGGAAGAGAAAGTTCCTGCTTCCTAA
- a CDS encoding aldo/keto reductase yields the protein MRYNKLGKTDIKVSELGFGAWSIALDWWGKKIEEGEAKRMLKKAYDLGINFFETGDMYGKGKSERLIGEVFKDMRDEIVISTKYGYDFSEVEQIGHSELPQRFDEDFTRKALRDSLERLQTDHLDMYGLHNPKLKHIRDDSIFNVLDNFIEDESIKTYQVALGPAIGWTQEGLEAMERPNVSAVQTVYNILEQTPGNELMRKAEERNVGVLVRVPEASGILTGKVNAETKIDEKDHRSVRKGEWIKASLEKVEQLRPIAERNGLTITELAMKFIMTKKGFASVFPTVVSEEEIVNYVDMTKGEYISASDMKEIEELYNTWPSYELKATPQAN from the coding sequence TTGAGATATAATAAACTAGGTAAAACAGACATCAAAGTATCAGAACTTGGATTTGGTGCATGGTCTATTGCACTTGATTGGTGGGGTAAAAAAATCGAAGAAGGCGAAGCAAAAAGAATGCTCAAAAAGGCATATGATTTAGGAATTAACTTTTTTGAAACAGGTGACATGTATGGTAAAGGAAAAAGTGAAAGACTAATCGGCGAAGTCTTCAAAGATATGAGAGACGAAATTGTAATTTCTACAAAATACGGGTATGATTTTTCAGAAGTTGAACAAATTGGACACAGCGAACTACCACAAAGATTTGACGAGGATTTCACTAGAAAGGCATTAAGAGATAGTTTGGAAAGATTACAAACAGATCATTTAGACATGTATGGTTTACACAATCCAAAACTAAAACATATCAGAGATGATTCAATTTTTAATGTATTAGATAATTTCATCGAAGATGAATCAATTAAGACATATCAAGTTGCTTTAGGCCCTGCAATTGGATGGACGCAGGAAGGTCTAGAGGCAATGGAGAGGCCAAATGTCAGTGCAGTTCAAACAGTTTACAACATTTTAGAACAAACACCCGGAAATGAATTGATGAGAAAAGCAGAGGAGAGAAATGTAGGGGTTCTAGTAAGAGTTCCAGAAGCATCAGGAATTTTAACAGGAAAAGTAAATGCAGAGACCAAAATTGATGAAAAAGATCATAGATCAGTAAGAAAAGGAGAATGGATTAAAGCATCATTGGAAAAAGTCGAACAACTAAGGCCTATTGCAGAAAGGAATGGATTAACAATTACAGAATTGGCAATGAAATTTATCATGACAAAGAAAGGATTTGCATCAGTTTTCCCCACAGTAGTAAGTGAAGAAGAGATTGTAAATTATGTTGATATGACTAAAGGAGAATATATTTCAGCATCAGACATGAAAGAGATTGAAGAATTGTATAACACATGGCCATCTTACGAATTAAAGGCAACACCTCAGGCAAATTAA
- a CDS encoding chlorite dismutase family protein has translation MSEDNDQYYFNFSFFKVDPKWRWMADLAKEESAKEVENVINNSGIMFRSYSNLGLRDDADFLFWFAAKSVEEIQIVIEKIYKTVFGKYILPSMTYLSCTRPSIYVQEQKAHGFVTGNNPKKHVIVYPFTKTREWYLLPKEKRQEIMDEHIEVSKKYPQVVLNTTYSFGIHDEDFMLAFEVDNIRDFQDLIMDLRETQVSTYVKNDIPMIVCVKKDLVPLISSLG, from the coding sequence ATGTCAGAAGATAATGATCAATATTATTTTAATTTCTCATTTTTCAAAGTAGACCCTAAATGGAGATGGATGGCAGATTTGGCAAAAGAAGAATCTGCAAAAGAAGTTGAAAATGTAATTAATAATTCAGGAATAATGTTTAGATCATATTCAAATTTGGGATTAAGAGATGATGCAGACTTTTTGTTTTGGTTTGCAGCAAAATCAGTAGAGGAAATACAAATAGTGATTGAGAAAATTTACAAAACAGTTTTTGGAAAATACATCCTTCCTTCTATGACATATTTGTCATGTACGAGACCATCAATTTATGTTCAAGAACAAAAAGCCCATGGATTTGTAACAGGAAATAATCCAAAAAAACACGTCATTGTTTATCCATTTACAAAAACTAGAGAATGGTATCTACTCCCAAAAGAAAAACGTCAAGAGATAATGGATGAGCATATAGAGGTAAGCAAAAAATATCCTCAAGTGGTACTAAACACAACATATTCTTTTGGAATACATGATGAGGACTTTATGCTAGCCTTTGAAGTAGACAATATCAGAGATTTTCAGGATCTAATTATGGATTTAAGAGAAACTCAAGTTTCAACATATGTTAAAAACGACATTCCAATGATCGTGTGTGTTAAAAAAGATCTTGTTCCATTGATTTCCAGTTTAGGATAA
- a CDS encoding DUF167 domain-containing protein yields the protein MIYKVHVEFSKEFLEINDKQINIGIKTKPLKGEANKEIIKKIAKQFGISNSLVQIKSGHKSRDKIIEILE from the coding sequence TTGATTTACAAAGTACACGTAGAGTTCTCTAAAGAATTTTTAGAAATAAATGACAAACAAATTAACATTGGAATTAAAACAAAACCACTCAAAGGCGAAGCAAACAAGGAGATAATCAAAAAAATTGCAAAACAGTTTGGCATATCAAACTCATTAGTTCAAATAAAATCAGGTCATAAATCACGAGATAAAATTATAGAGATTCTAGAATAG
- the sufC gene encoding Fe-S cluster assembly ATPase SufC, whose amino-acid sequence MAVLEIKDLHVSREGKEILKGVNLKTGPGEVHAIMGPNGSGKSTLAYTLLAHPKYEVTKGDILLDGESILELSADERAKKGLFLGFQYPTEVSGVGFSHFLRTAYNSLSKALEGDDREVFITVREFQKYLKENLEKVGLKEEFLSRYLNEGFSGGEKKRAEVLQMAVLKPKISILDEPDSGLDIDAVQAVAQAISKVSGKDATVIVITHYARILKFLDKLDFVHVFARGQVLKTGDASLADKLEAEGYDWVLEEPQTN is encoded by the coding sequence ATGGCAGTTTTAGAAATTAAAGATCTCCACGTTTCAAGAGAAGGAAAAGAGATTCTCAAAGGAGTCAATCTAAAGACAGGGCCTGGAGAAGTACATGCCATTATGGGACCAAACGGTTCTGGAAAAAGTACACTAGCTTACACATTACTTGCACATCCAAAATACGAAGTAACAAAGGGGGATATTTTGTTAGATGGTGAGAGCATTTTAGAATTATCAGCAGATGAAAGAGCCAAAAAAGGATTATTCTTGGGATTCCAATATCCAACCGAAGTTTCAGGTGTAGGATTTTCTCATTTTCTCAGAACAGCTTACAATTCATTGAGTAAAGCACTTGAGGGAGACGACAGGGAAGTGTTCATCACAGTTAGAGAATTTCAAAAATACCTTAAAGAGAATTTAGAAAAAGTTGGATTAAAAGAAGAATTCCTATCAAGATATCTAAATGAAGGATTCTCAGGGGGGGAGAAAAAGCGTGCAGAAGTATTGCAAATGGCAGTACTAAAACCAAAGATTTCAATTTTAGATGAACCAGATTCAGGATTAGATATTGATGCAGTTCAGGCAGTTGCACAGGCAATTAGTAAAGTTTCAGGCAAAGATGCAACAGTGATTGTAATTACTCACTATGCAAGAATTTTAAAATTCTTAGACAAACTTGATTTTGTCCATGTATTTGCAAGAGGCCAAGTTTTGAAAACAGGTGACGCATCTCTTGCAGATAAATTAGAAGCAGAAGGTTATGATTGGGTTTTAGAAGAACCGCAAACTAATTAG
- a CDS encoding TFIIB-type zinc ribbon-containing protein has protein sequence MNILEKQNCPECKSTLVDDMQNGEIICSGCGVVVDDQIADYGPETISSNFEDKMKLARATGQTTYSQHDLGITTEISISAKDFSGKTINRDVVNQMHNLRKWQQRVRVSSPKERRLANVLTKMGETCDSLSLSKNVLETASMIYRNLDGHVDVKGKSVVSITAATIYMACKQCDVVRSLEEICRGICPAKDVKSKTKLAARYYRTMVMEMGHLASPVVTMDKYISKIANMTQTEVRVERLALEIAEKTKDSSIADGKAPNGIAAAYLYVASVLLGQNVLQRDVSSIAGVTEVTIRNRCKEILTCYKLKITLRPSLAKY, from the coding sequence ATGAACATACTAGAAAAACAAAACTGTCCTGAATGTAAATCTACATTAGTAGATGACATGCAGAATGGTGAAATCATCTGTTCTGGTTGCGGCGTAGTAGTCGATGATCAGATAGCAGATTATGGTCCAGAAACTATTAGCTCAAATTTCGAAGACAAAATGAAATTAGCAAGAGCTACAGGACAAACAACTTATTCCCAGCATGATTTGGGGATAACTACTGAGATTTCAATCAGTGCAAAAGACTTTAGCGGAAAAACAATCAACCGCGATGTTGTAAACCAAATGCACAATCTCAGAAAGTGGCAACAAAGAGTAAGAGTTTCCTCACCAAAAGAGAGACGACTTGCAAATGTTTTAACAAAAATGGGAGAAACATGCGATAGTCTTAGTCTTTCAAAAAATGTTTTGGAAACTGCTTCTATGATATACAGAAACTTGGATGGACATGTTGATGTGAAGGGAAAATCAGTAGTTAGCATAACTGCAGCTACAATTTACATGGCATGCAAACAATGTGACGTAGTTAGATCATTGGAAGAAATTTGTCGCGGAATTTGTCCGGCAAAAGATGTAAAGTCAAAAACAAAACTTGCAGCAAGATACTACAGAACCATGGTAATGGAAATGGGACACTTAGCATCCCCAGTTGTAACCATGGACAAATACATCTCAAAGATAGCCAACATGACACAAACTGAGGTCAGAGTTGAAAGACTAGCCTTGGAAATTGCAGAAAAAACTAAAGATAGCAGTATTGCAGATGGAAAAGCTCCAAATGGAATTGCTGCAGCATATCTGTACGTGGCATCTGTATTACTTGGGCAAAACGTTCTACAAAGAGACGTTTCAAGTATTGCAGGAGTAACAGAAGTTACTATCAGAAATAGATGTAAAGAAATTCTAACATGCTACAAACTCAAAATTACTTTAAGACCATCTCTGGCCAAATATTAA
- a CDS encoding Gar1/Naf1 family protein → MQEVGEIMHLAGSGRVIIQLSKELVEGQILCDEKGTRVAKVNEMIGPVSRPFASATPLTNSIKKYIGKSVYATEQSPVNKPKKFRRRK, encoded by the coding sequence TTGCAGGAGGTAGGCGAAATAATGCACCTAGCCGGTAGTGGCAGGGTAATCATCCAACTATCTAAAGAATTAGTTGAAGGACAGATACTCTGTGACGAGAAGGGAACTAGAGTTGCAAAAGTAAACGAAATGATTGGTCCGGTAAGTAGACCATTTGCATCAGCAACGCCATTAACAAACAGTATCAAAAAATACATTGGCAAAAGCGTTTACGCAACAGAGCAATCTCCTGTCAATAAACCAAAAAAATTTAGGAGAAGAAAATAA
- a CDS encoding signal recognition particle subunit SRP19/SEC65 family protein — protein MKDYEHIVIWLDYFNKNLKKSKGRRLGLEKCVFDPSLKELMDATTAAGFKITESDDKVRFPKRPFVRSGYVVLPKESSKTKILNKISEKLVSKRSKHSK, from the coding sequence ATGAAAGATTACGAACACATCGTAATCTGGTTGGATTATTTTAATAAGAATTTAAAAAAATCAAAAGGTAGACGTTTAGGATTAGAGAAATGTGTTTTTGATCCTTCGCTAAAAGAATTAATGGATGCAACTACTGCTGCGGGATTTAAAATCACAGAGTCTGATGACAAAGTTAGATTTCCAAAAAGACCATTTGTCAGGTCAGGGTATGTCGTATTACCAAAAGAATCTTCAAAGACAAAAATTCTTAACAAGATTTCAGAAAAACTCGTATCAAAAAGAAGTAAGCACTCAAAATAA
- a CDS encoding 30S ribosomal protein S8e, translating to MRKSVENLATSKITGGRRHPLRIRRKYETDRYPNEPNTGAQITITRRVRGNNSKTALKSIDFVNLATGDAKVKKTKILKVLDNATNNDYKRRGIITKGAILETQEGKCKVVSKPGQNGIVNAILLKE from the coding sequence GTGAGAAAATCCGTAGAGAACTTAGCTACAAGTAAAATTACTGGAGGTAGAAGACACCCACTAAGAATTAGAAGAAAATATGAAACTGATAGGTATCCTAATGAACCAAATACAGGAGCTCAAATTACCATTACAAGAAGGGTTCGAGGAAATAATAGTAAAACAGCATTGAAGTCAATTGATTTTGTCAATCTAGCAACAGGAGATGCAAAAGTAAAGAAAACAAAAATTCTCAAAGTATTAGATAACGCAACAAACAATGATTACAAAAGAAGAGGCATCATTACAAAAGGTGCAATTCTTGAAACACAAGAAGGTAAATGTAAAGTTGTTTCAAAACCAGGACAAAACGGAATAGTTAACGCAATTTTACTAAAGGAATAA
- a CDS encoding SMC-Scp complex subunit ScpB, translating to MARIENMDEATARIEAALYSAGRPLRLEDIIRASGTESRTKTLELLQNIMKKTKTAFKALEIVILPDGSYVMQLKPEYSSTVKRYASKPVLPNATLKTLSYIAYMQPISSKQLVETRGSGVYSHLKELRQLDYISHQNVGRLKIYSTTDKFQKYFGIQGDVEDLKQRLFSKVRKTASMSKTNITPQIVTEVN from the coding sequence TTGGCAAGAATTGAGAATATGGATGAAGCAACTGCAAGAATTGAGGCGGCTTTGTACTCAGCAGGTAGACCACTTAGATTAGAAGATATAATCAGAGCTTCAGGCACGGAATCAAGGACTAAAACGCTAGAGTTGCTTCAAAATATTATGAAAAAAACAAAAACTGCCTTCAAAGCATTGGAAATTGTTATTCTACCAGATGGATCTTATGTCATGCAACTTAAACCAGAATACAGTTCAACTGTCAAAAGATACGCATCAAAACCGGTTCTTCCAAATGCCACACTTAAGACATTATCATACATTGCATATATGCAACCAATATCATCAAAACAACTTGTAGAGACAAGAGGGTCTGGTGTATATTCACATCTAAAAGAACTTCGACAGTTAGATTACATCAGCCATCAAAATGTTGGAAGATTGAAAATTTACAGTACAACAGATAAATTCCAAAAATACTTTGGAATTCAAGGAGATGTGGAAGATCTTAAACAGAGGTTATTTTCCAAAGTCAGAAAAACAGCTAGTATGAGTAAAACGAACATCACACCACAAATAGTTACAGAAGTAAATTAA
- a CDS encoding chromosome segregation protein ScpA produces MSEVQTPNSISQEPVNILFSPSSVAKKDVWEIDLIQILNLLIKILEKTGKKDLKVAGMAALSSSLIYRMKVESIFALQKAAMEKKPMHQRTDVDIELIDIPYRHESTYPVSLDDLLGLLQNLIGTIANPQSRRNRQVDIEPIVAPDFQEYFISLESIIGKYEDLVMKKISSTGFGILQDIISELDQVDSIRCFFAVLFLARDQKVDLEQIEDDIKIILIKEELTN; encoded by the coding sequence GTGAGCGAGGTCCAAACTCCCAATAGCATTTCTCAGGAGCCAGTAAACATACTGTTTAGCCCATCATCTGTTGCCAAAAAAGATGTGTGGGAGATTGATCTAATACAAATTTTAAATTTATTAATAAAAATTCTGGAGAAAACAGGCAAGAAGGATCTTAAAGTAGCTGGAATGGCTGCGTTATCATCATCATTAATTTACAGAATGAAAGTTGAAAGTATTTTTGCATTACAAAAAGCTGCAATGGAGAAAAAACCTATGCATCAAAGGACAGATGTAGATATCGAATTAATAGATATTCCATACAGACACGAATCCACATACCCAGTTTCATTAGATGATTTATTGGGATTACTTCAAAATTTAATTGGAACTATAGCAAACCCACAATCCAGAAGAAACAGACAAGTAGATATTGAGCCAATTGTAGCACCAGATTTTCAAGAATATTTTATTTCACTAGAAAGCATAATAGGAAAATATGAAGATCTAGTTATGAAAAAAATTTCATCAACAGGGTTTGGAATACTACAAGATATTATTTCAGAGCTGGATCAAGTTGATTCAATTAGGTGCTTCTTTGCAGTGCTATTTTTAGCAAGGGACCAAAAAGTGGATCTTGAGCAAATAGAAGACGATATCAAAATTATTTTGATAAAAGAAGAATTAACAAATTGA
- a CDS encoding alcohol dehydrogenase, which yields MKSARIIGPNEPLAVSESETPQPQGSQVLLKVKSVGVCHSDLHLWEGGYDLGDGNFMKVTDRGVKYPVTPGHEIVGTVEEIGDDVSNISKGEDVLVFPWIGCGECPACKVGNENLCDTPKSMGVFQDGGYSDYALIPNYKYLAKLDGVNPDSATSLACSGLTAYNAVKKANENSPEFLLIIGAGGLGLMAIQIAKAITKAKIICIDNDDKKFDTAKKMGADFVVNTSVSGSLSSGAGSPVDKIISICNGKGADSIIDFVNAPQTVRTALGVVRKRGNIVLVGLFGGSLEISLVTIPLKSIVIQGAYTGNYTDMVELLDLARKGIINPMISKRYTLDEANAALGDLKARKIVGRAVINP from the coding sequence GTGAAATCTGCTCGAATAATAGGCCCAAATGAACCCCTTGCAGTATCTGAATCTGAGACTCCCCAACCTCAAGGAAGTCAGGTTCTACTCAAAGTAAAATCTGTAGGTGTTTGTCATAGTGATTTACACTTGTGGGAAGGTGGATATGATCTAGGGGATGGTAATTTCATGAAAGTCACTGATAGAGGGGTTAAATATCCTGTAACTCCAGGCCATGAAATTGTTGGTACTGTTGAAGAAATTGGCGATGATGTATCTAACATATCTAAAGGTGAAGACGTTCTAGTTTTTCCGTGGATTGGATGTGGCGAATGTCCTGCATGTAAGGTAGGAAACGAAAATCTATGTGATACCCCAAAATCAATGGGTGTTTTTCAAGATGGTGGTTATTCTGATTATGCATTAATTCCAAATTACAAATATTTAGCTAAACTTGATGGTGTTAATCCTGATTCTGCAACTTCTCTTGCATGTTCTGGTCTTACTGCGTATAATGCTGTGAAAAAAGCAAATGAAAATTCACCTGAATTTTTACTAATTATTGGGGCAGGTGGATTAGGTCTGATGGCAATTCAAATCGCAAAGGCAATCACTAAAGCTAAAATTATTTGCATCGATAATGATGACAAAAAATTTGATACTGCAAAAAAAATGGGCGCAGACTTTGTTGTAAATACAAGTGTATCTGGTTCTTTGTCAAGCGGTGCTGGAAGCCCCGTTGATAAAATTATTTCTATATGTAATGGAAAAGGGGCTGACAGTATTATTGATTTTGTAAATGCACCCCAAACTGTAAGAACTGCTTTGGGTGTTGTTCGTAAAAGAGGAAACATTGTTTTGGTTGGATTATTTGGAGGATCTCTTGAAATATCTCTTGTAACAATTCCTTTAAAATCAATTGTAATTCAAGGTGCATACACTGGAAATTATACTGACATGGTGGAACTACTTGATCTTGCAAGAAAAGGAATCATTAATCCTATGATTTCAAAAAGATACACCCTTGATGAGGCAAATGCAGCATTAGGGGATCTAAAGGCAAGAAAAATAGTTGGTCGTGCTGTAATTAATCCGTAG
- a CDS encoding response regulator, whose protein sequence is MAIKINCEIALTHLKNKQFITAYNLFLDQAESLKKSEHLKSALLYMLASECKKRQGKDFENEIKEAGNLFVKYSKLENSENVKGALLCASKCYLLLGEFDKAKDVYQKAKMIIPTNIQVTRPIVIIDDSKSIAMKLQSYIEKLGYSEIHIFENGKDAVKGCKKLFSANKFPIVLLDMGLPDLEGDVVATKLLKDNLQLQIIVITADEKNTSRVNKTISSGVSAFIQKPFTLDELKKSIEIAESEYSLLQ, encoded by the coding sequence TTGGCAATTAAAATAAATTGTGAAATAGCACTAACTCATCTAAAAAATAAACAATTCATTACTGCCTACAATCTATTTCTTGATCAAGCTGAATCTCTAAAAAAATCTGAACATCTAAAATCTGCTTTATTGTATATGTTGGCATCTGAATGTAAGAAAAGACAAGGAAAAGATTTTGAAAATGAAATAAAAGAAGCAGGTAATTTGTTTGTAAAATATTCTAAATTGGAAAATTCTGAAAATGTGAAAGGTGCATTATTGTGTGCTTCAAAATGTTATTTGCTATTGGGTGAATTTGACAAAGCAAAAGATGTTTATCAAAAAGCAAAAATGATCATTCCTACAAACATTCAGGTTACAAGACCTATTGTAATTATTGATGATAGCAAATCCATAGCAATGAAATTACAAAGTTATATTGAAAAACTAGGTTACTCTGAAATTCATATTTTTGAAAATGGAAAAGATGCGGTGAAGGGGTGCAAAAAACTCTTTTCAGCAAATAAATTTCCTATAGTTCTACTTGATATGGGGTTGCCCGATCTTGAAGGAGATGTTGTAGCAACAAAATTACTAAAAGATAATTTACAATTACAAATTATAGTAATAACAGCTGATGAAAAAAATACCTCACGTGTAAATAAAACAATTAGTTCTGGCGTGTCTGCCTTTATTCAAAAACCATTTACTCTTGATGAACTCAAAAAATCTATTGAAATTGCAGAATCTGAATATAGTTTGTTACAATAG
- a CDS encoding AsnC family transcriptional regulator: MSEDTWSNLDKVDQKIIEILNENARTPSKEIASELKKSGHDVSDRTIRKRIERLEKSGIIKGYKAVLTDVSGINQYQTILMKLKPSKSLEAVQDSIKDFITKLDNYLLVANMHGEWNMLVIIQLNSEKVNTPQKIVEKFSEELIDYRINEVDIKDVNILNMSLLLL; encoded by the coding sequence ATGAGTGAAGATACATGGTCGAATTTGGATAAAGTTGATCAAAAAATTATAGAAATTCTCAACGAAAATGCGAGAACACCTTCAAAAGAAATAGCATCAGAATTAAAAAAATCGGGACATGATGTTTCAGACAGGACAATCAGAAAGAGAATAGAAAGGCTAGAAAAAAGCGGAATAATTAAAGGATATAAAGCAGTTCTTACCGATGTATCTGGAATAAATCAATATCAAACAATATTGATGAAGTTAAAACCTTCAAAATCTCTTGAGGCAGTTCAAGATTCTATCAAAGATTTCATTACAAAGTTAGACAATTATCTTCTTGTTGCAAACATGCATGGCGAATGGAATATGCTAGTAATCATTCAATTAAATTCTGAAAAAGTAAACACGCCACAAAAAATTGTAGAAAAATTTTCTGAAGAATTGATAGATTATAGAATCAATGAAGTAGACATCAAAGATGTAAATATTCTAAATATGTCATTATTGCTATTGTAA
- a CDS encoding YkgJ family cysteine cluster protein, producing MEFKCIEECSQCCVEREYYPSKKFGKIGVLILPEEKEKIENISKLNKTQVKILPRIGVSTIKNSNPTKVLAYQMMGIEKNGNTCPFLDTTSGNKSPHGGFPCKIYEDRPMACRAYPLIESNPITLDGKCKFCKEYGNADKNLDSEMESLLKIKESMNTNLPVIWRFATGVGEDKDQSILKSGWIREE from the coding sequence GTGGAATTCAAATGTATTGAGGAATGCTCACAATGTTGTGTAGAGAGAGAATATTATCCAAGTAAGAAATTTGGAAAAATCGGGGTTCTAATTTTACCAGAGGAAAAAGAAAAGATTGAAAATATTTCAAAATTAAATAAAACACAAGTCAAAATTCTTCCAAGAATCGGAGTTTCAACTATAAAAAATTCAAACCCAACAAAAGTTCTAGCTTATCAAATGATGGGAATTGAAAAAAATGGAAACACATGTCCTTTCCTTGATACGACTAGCGGTAACAAATCACCACATGGAGGATTTCCCTGTAAAATTTATGAGGACAGACCTATGGCATGTAGAGCATATCCACTGATAGAATCAAACCCAATTACACTTGATGGGAAATGTAAGTTTTGTAAAGAATATGGAAACGCAGATAAAAATCTTGATTCAGAAATGGAGTCACTTTTGAAAATCAAAGAAAGCATGAATACGAATTTGCCGGTTATTTGGAGATTTGCAACAGGGGTAGGGGAAGATAAAGACCAATCGATTTTAAAATCAGGTTGGATACGAGAAGAGTAA
- a CDS encoding translation initiation factor eIF-1A: MGKRQVKNESALKEIRLPEEGELFGRVLKMMGGENVMVKCADNVTRRGRIRGKLKRRVWIRDNDIVIIAPWDFKEADRGDIIWRFTLPQVEWLKDNNHIPKDF; encoded by the coding sequence ATGGGAAAGCGCCAAGTAAAAAATGAAAGTGCACTAAAAGAAATTCGTCTTCCTGAAGAGGGTGAACTATTTGGTCGTGTATTGAAAATGATGGGCGGTGAAAATGTTATGGTGAAATGTGCAGACAACGTGACTCGGAGAGGAAGAATCAGAGGAAAACTAAAGAGGAGAGTTTGGATTAGAGATAATGATATAGTAATTATTGCCCCTTGGGATTTCAAAGAGGCTGATCGTGGTGATATCATTTGGAGATTTACCCTTCCACAAGTTGAATGGTTAAAAGATAACAATCACATTCCAAAAGATTTCTAG
- a CDS encoding cold-shock protein, whose product MEQGTVKWFNRTKGFGFIEREGGDDLFVHKSDVDGFINEGDKVEFEVGEGQKGPAAQKVKKSA is encoded by the coding sequence ATGGAACAAGGCACCGTAAAGTGGTTTAACCGTACTAAGGGCTTTGGTTTTATCGAAAGAGAAGGTGGAGACGATCTGTTTGTTCACAAATCAGATGTTGACGGATTCATCAACGAAGGCGATAAAGTCGAGTTTGAAGTAGGCGAAGGTCAAAAAGGACCTGCAGCACAAAAAGTCAAAAAATCAGCATAG